A DNA window from Candidatus Liberimonas magnetica contains the following coding sequences:
- a CDS encoding L-lactate dehydrogenase yields the protein MPNLKPKVSIIGCGAVGTRYAYALMIKGLARQIVMVDPNKKRLAGDVLDLSHGAPYVSNVDIINGEYSDIANSELVVITAGKSTLPGQSRLDVAKVNSELFKKIIPDIVKYAPGAVLLVVSNPVDVLSYVAYKISGKNEKEIIGSGTVLDSARLRYLLGKECRIDPKSIHAYILGEHGDSEFPVWSRAMIGGTLFKNYCLACKEARTCNHEEKLENIFNQVKNSAYNIIEDKGETSYGVGLSLVRISQGILRDENSIHPVSYLVKGYLGVKDVYMSLPAIVNSGGVREVLELDLDEKEQLAFKNSSQAIRKVLNEIGF from the coding sequence ATGCCTAATTTAAAACCTAAGGTGTCGATAATCGGATGCGGTGCGGTAGGTACAAGATATGCCTATGCTTTAATGATAAAAGGGCTTGCCCGCCAGATAGTAATGGTTGACCCGAATAAAAAAAGGCTGGCAGGAGATGTCTTAGACCTCAGCCACGGCGCCCCGTATGTATCGAATGTCGATATAATAAACGGGGAATACTCTGATATAGCAAACTCCGAACTGGTAGTAATTACCGCAGGCAAGAGCACACTTCCCGGTCAATCCAGGCTTGACGTAGCTAAAGTAAACAGCGAACTTTTTAAGAAGATTATCCCTGATATAGTAAAATATGCTCCCGGTGCGGTCCTCCTGGTAGTATCAAACCCTGTCGATGTTCTTTCCTATGTGGCCTATAAAATATCCGGAAAAAACGAAAAAGAAATCATTGGTTCAGGTACGGTGCTTGATTCGGCCAGGCTCCGCTACCTTTTAGGAAAGGAGTGCAGGATAGACCCCAAAAGTATTCATGCCTATATACTGGGCGAGCACGGAGACAGCGAGTTTCCTGTCTGGAGCAGGGCCATGATCGGCGGCACTCTGTTCAAGAATTACTGCCTGGCATGTAAAGAAGCGCGTACCTGTAACCATGAAGAAAAACTTGAAAATATTTTTAACCAGGTCAAAAACTCTGCCTATAATATCATAGAGGATAAAGGAGAGACCTCTTACGGGGTTGGGCTCTCGCTGGTGAGGATTAGTCAAGGCATATTGCGCGACGAGAACTCAATTCATCCTGTATCTTATCTGGTAAAAGGTTATCTCGGGGTAAAAGATGTTTATATGAGCCTGCCTGCGATAGTTAATTCCGGAGGAGTACGGGAAGTATTGGAATTAGATTTAGACGAAAAAGAACAGCTGGCTTTTAAGAATTCCAGCCAGGCGATCAGGAAAGTTCTTAACGAAATCGGTTTTTAA
- a CDS encoding PilZ domain-containing protein: MIENKRKYERHNLEIPIKIQLGDIVFDKTEYLNDISMSGLSFKSKSPIDKETIIYIKIPLLKPVFEAKGKVVWCKKAEGYYNVGIKFIEIADSFKLRMVEQICHIEKYKKEICKNENRQVTGEEAALEWIRKYAKSFPHYK; encoded by the coding sequence ATGATAGAAAATAAAAGAAAATATGAAAGGCATAACTTAGAAATCCCTATAAAGATTCAATTAGGCGATATTGTTTTTGACAAAACAGAATATTTAAATGATATCAGCATGAGCGGGTTGTCTTTTAAATCCAAATCCCCTATTGATAAGGAAACAATAATTTATATAAAAATACCTCTTCTAAAGCCGGTCTTTGAAGCAAAGGGAAAAGTGGTATGGTGCAAAAAAGCAGAAGGATATTATAATGTAGGCATAAAGTTCATAGAAATAGCGGATTCTTTCAAGCTCAGGATGGTTGAGCAGATATGCCATATAGAAAAGTATAAAAAGGAAATATGCAAGAATGAAAACAGACAGGTAACCGGAGAAGAAGCAGCTCTTGAGTGGATAAGAAAGTATGCCAAATCCTTTCCGCATTATAAATAA
- a CDS encoding transglycosylase SLT domain-containing protein, which translates to MLNYEYLIALLRNYLKNSWVKRSFILLAGMSLTVGIYSDIGNNKMSAMTNEFFEKAAQQKDKNNVQKTLRKAERLFEKAVRSYNGGNRQKANEYYCRALASLAQIDLDLVMQHSLNEDYQNIFSKLNKSLNTPEAAPIESQGVKNYTIPIDKDNELVKKYMEIYSTGEGKERVRKALERSGKYREMILSVLHEYNLPEELQYLPIVESLFNNNTLSSAGALGIWQIMPKRARALNLKVNYWVDERKDPEKATRAAAQYLKDLYLMFDDWHLALQAYNRGEFGLSRDLAYAKATNIYQVSDRKAVPKETENFVPQFMVAAFIGDNYKEYGFGDMEFEKPMVYDEVIVNNVIDLKIVAQCTSTTLEKIKELNPSLMAWCTPHNYDNFKLKLPAGTRDEFVEKIAKVTDLNPSGGFVKYKVQKGDCLSKIAKRFFTSISILKTDNNIRKETKLRENQVLVVRPGKKFFEKKNT; encoded by the coding sequence ATGTTAAACTATGAATATTTAATCGCATTACTCCGAAATTACTTAAAAAACAGCTGGGTTAAAAGGTCTTTCATCCTTTTAGCCGGAATGAGCTTAACTGTCGGGATATATTCCGATATCGGCAATAACAAAATGTCAGCTATGACTAACGAGTTTTTTGAAAAAGCGGCACAGCAGAAGGACAAGAATAACGTTCAAAAAACATTACGCAAAGCAGAGAGGCTGTTTGAAAAGGCCGTGAGAAGTTATAACGGCGGTAACAGGCAGAAAGCCAATGAATATTATTGCAGGGCATTAGCTTCTCTTGCTCAGATTGACTTGGACCTTGTGATGCAGCATTCCTTGAACGAAGATTACCAGAACATTTTTAGTAAATTAAACAAATCGCTTAATACTCCCGAAGCGGCTCCAATTGAATCCCAGGGTGTAAAAAACTATACAATACCTATAGATAAAGATAATGAACTTGTAAAAAAGTATATGGAAATCTATTCTACAGGTGAAGGCAAAGAAAGGGTAAGAAAAGCTCTTGAGAGATCCGGAAAATACAGGGAAATGATACTTTCAGTGCTTCATGAATACAACCTTCCGGAAGAACTCCAGTATTTACCGATAGTTGAAAGCCTTTTTAATAACAATACATTATCAAGTGCCGGCGCTCTTGGGATTTGGCAAATAATGCCAAAAAGAGCAAGGGCCTTAAATTTAAAAGTGAACTATTGGGTAGATGAAAGAAAAGACCCTGAAAAAGCCACGCGTGCGGCAGCTCAATACCTGAAAGACCTCTATTTAATGTTCGATGATTGGCACCTTGCGCTCCAGGCCTATAACAGAGGAGAGTTCGGCCTGTCCAGGGACCTGGCTTATGCCAAAGCAACGAATATTTACCAGGTTAGCGACAGAAAAGCCGTACCGAAAGAAACAGAAAATTTTGTTCCTCAGTTTATGGTAGCCGCTTTTATAGGGGACAACTACAAGGAATACGGTTTTGGGGATATGGAGTTCGAAAAACCAATGGTCTATGATGAAGTTATAGTAAACAATGTCATAGATTTAAAGATCGTCGCACAATGTACCAGCACTACGCTTGAAAAAATAAAGGAGCTGAACCCGTCTTTGATGGCCTGGTGTACTCCGCATAACTATGACAATTTTAAATTAAAGCTTCCTGCCGGGACCAGAGATGAGTTTGTGGAAAAGATCGCAAAGGTAACAGACCTAAACCCTTCAGGCGGGTTTGTCAAGTATAAGGTCCAGAAAGGCGATTGTTTAAGCAAGATAGCAAAGAGGTTTTTTACTTCTATAAGCATATTAAAAACTGATAATAATATTAGAAAAGAAACAAAACTGCGCGAGAATCAGGTCCTGGTTGTCAGGCCGGGCAAGAAGTTTTTTGAAAAAAAGAATACCTAG
- a CDS encoding DUF1015 domain-containing protein — MAVIKPFCGVRYFGRDISKLVCPPYDIISEKEKNELKKTSRFNLVRIELPDQTRGKDKYKNAKFLFNDWLQKDILEQDTKESFYLYEQYFKDKTKFKSRKGFFAALKLENPHKGVVKPHEKTLAKPKEDRLNLIRAVQANISPIFGLFNDDNKSLIKLCDKTASQKATSYAKDSSGVTHKLWKIDDEAGLNLLKKVLKGQDIFIADGHHRYETAWNYLNERKKSASYKKAAGYNYVLTYLCSMEDPGLVVWPTHRVFTAPKDIEENIAKYFNILPKNKFMKLSLKTPQPILIYYKGKSRALAVKNERILKKAMPDKCKAYQELGVSILHNVLLKDLQAEDLTYLKSEKEAYKLADKKGNMAAIVPATPVKSVKEIALAGQTMPQKSTYFYPKVITGMVINRF, encoded by the coding sequence ATGGCAGTGATAAAACCCTTTTGCGGGGTAAGGTACTTTGGAAGAGATATATCTAAGTTGGTTTGTCCGCCCTATGATATTATATCTGAGAAGGAGAAAAACGAACTAAAGAAAACCTCGCGCTTTAATCTGGTAAGGATTGAACTGCCGGACCAAACCCGGGGCAAAGACAAATATAAAAATGCGAAATTTCTGTTCAATGACTGGCTGCAAAAAGACATCTTGGAACAGGACACTAAGGAATCTTTTTATTTATATGAACAGTATTTCAAAGATAAGACTAAATTTAAATCAAGAAAAGGTTTTTTTGCTGCGCTAAAACTTGAAAACCCTCATAAAGGTGTTGTAAAACCTCATGAAAAAACACTGGCCAAGCCGAAGGAAGACAGGCTTAACCTGATCAGGGCTGTCCAGGCGAACATAAGCCCTATTTTCGGGCTTTTTAATGATGATAATAAAAGCTTAATAAAACTATGCGATAAAACAGCATCACAAAAAGCAACATCTTATGCTAAAGATAGCAGCGGGGTAACCCATAAGCTGTGGAAAATCGATGATGAAGCAGGCTTAAACCTGTTAAAAAAAGTTTTGAAGGGCCAGGATATTTTTATAGCCGATGGCCATCACAGGTATGAAACTGCATGGAATTACCTCAATGAAAGAAAAAAATCAGCGTCTTATAAAAAAGCTGCGGGGTATAATTATGTTTTGACATATCTTTGTTCCATGGAAGACCCCGGGCTGGTCGTCTGGCCGACACACAGGGTCTTTACCGCACCAAAAGATATCGAAGAAAATATAGCTAAATATTTTAATATTTTGCCAAAAAACAAGTTCATGAAATTATCTTTAAAAACACCCCAGCCGATCCTTATTTACTATAAAGGGAAATCAAGGGCCTTGGCTGTAAAGAATGAGCGTATCCTGAAAAAAGCAATGCCCGATAAATGCAAAGCTTATCAGGAACTGGGGGTAAGCATATTGCACAATGTGTTATTAAAGGACCTTCAGGCAGAAGACCTTACGTATTTAAAAAGCGAAAAGGAAGCATATAAGCTTGCGGACAAAAAAGGAAATATGGCGGCGATAGTCCCGGCAACGCCTGTAAAATCCGTAAAAGAAATTGCCCTTGCAGGCCAGACAATGCCTCAGAAGTCAACATATTTTTATCCTAAAGTAATAACCGGCATGGTCATTAATAGGTTTTAA
- a CDS encoding nucleotidyltransferase domain-containing protein, protein MKSVFVLTNTQKVLDCLTKHPGEQFLANDIQNELKISKGGVNQSLRELANEDLINRDKKGKVYLYSLNHSNAIVKQFKILKNIELIYALVNKLKDKSEKIILFGSTSRGEDSSQSDIDLFILTKVSDEVYKIFNKYKTKRKIQLIVRNTVEYMKMEDKEKVFFEEINRGVVIWEKKE, encoded by the coding sequence ATGAAAAGTGTATTTGTGCTTACAAATACGCAGAAGGTGTTAGATTGCTTAACAAAGCATCCGGGTGAGCAATTCCTTGCAAATGATATTCAAAATGAATTGAAAATCAGTAAGGGCGGGGTAAACCAGTCCTTGCGGGAATTGGCAAATGAGGATTTAATAAATAGAGATAAGAAGGGCAAGGTTTATCTATATTCTTTAAATCATTCTAATGCTATAGTAAAACAATTCAAAATATTGAAAAATATAGAATTAATATACGCTTTAGTGAATAAACTAAAAGACAAAAGTGAAAAAATCATTTTGTTTGGAAGTACATCAAGGGGAGAGGATTCCTCACAAAGCGACATTGACTTATTTATTTTAACAAAAGTTTCTGATGAAGTTTACAAGATATTTAATAAATATAAAACTAAAAGAAAAATTCAATTAATAGTCAGAAATACTGTTGAATACATGAAGATGGAAGATAAGGAAAAAGTATTTTTTGAAGAAATAAACAGAGGTGTCGTAATCTGGGAGAAGAAAGAATGA
- a CDS encoding HD domain-containing protein: MNKLKLIEKEVRDRLSRIHGSHDWEHTKRVYNMALHIGKKEKADILIIKLAALLHDIARDEQDRSNGKICHAKKGAEIAQKILIKYKFSKGLIDQVLHCIQAHRFREKTKPDSLEAKVLFDSDKLDSIGAVGIARAYHFAGSLGAKLHNKDVDIAKTKSYSTDDTGYREYLVKLKYIKNIVYTNEGKRIARERHKFMESYFNRLNKEVEGKL; encoded by the coding sequence ATGAATAAACTAAAATTAATTGAAAAAGAAGTTAGGGATAGGCTGTCAAGAATCCATGGCAGCCATGATTGGGAACATACTAAAAGAGTTTATAACATGGCATTGCATATAGGTAAAAAGGAGAAAGCGGATATTTTAATAATCAAACTTGCTGCCTTGCTTCATGACATAGCAAGAGACGAACAAGACAGGTCAAACGGGAAAATCTGCCATGCTAAAAAAGGGGCGGAGATAGCCCAAAAGATCCTAATAAAATATAAATTCAGCAAAGGTTTAATAGATCAAGTCCTTCATTGTATACAAGCTCACAGGTTTAGAGAAAAAACAAAACCGGATTCTTTAGAGGCAAAGGTATTGTTCGATTCCGATAAATTAGATTCTATCGGTGCGGTAGGTATAGCAAGAGCGTACCACTTTGCAGGAAGCCTGGGAGCAAAACTTCATAACAAGGATGTTGATATAGCTAAAACCAAATCATATTCAACGGATGATACCGGCTACAGGGAATATCTGGTAAAATTGAAATATATAAAAAATATAGTTTATACGAATGAAGGCAAAAGAATCGCAAGAGAAAGGCATAAGTTTATGGAAAGTTATTTTAACAGGCTTAATAAAGAGGTGGAAGGCAAACTTTAA
- a CDS encoding HEPN domain-containing protein, giving the protein MKDAKQDFNSAKESFENKNYKWATVQSYYSMFHCARALLYIENFREKSHFCLIIAIRALYVDKKLLPHSLIESLQKAKILRENADYYDDWSEKAAESLLKSAEQFIEISNKLISQKQ; this is encoded by the coding sequence ATTAAAGACGCAAAACAGGATTTTAACTCTGCCAAGGAAAGTTTTGAAAATAAAAATTATAAATGGGCTACTGTTCAATCATATTATTCAATGTTTCATTGTGCAAGGGCATTATTGTATATTGAGAATTTTAGAGAAAAAAGTCATTTCTGTTTAATTATAGCGATCAGGGCTTTGTATGTTGATAAAAAATTACTTCCGCACAGCCTAATCGAAAGTCTGCAAAAAGCGAAGATATTAAGAGAAAATGCCGATTATTATGATGATTGGTCGGAGAAAGCTGCAGAATCTTTGTTAAAATCAGCTGAGCAATTTATAGAAATAAGTAATAAACTGATTTCACAAAAGCAATAA
- a CDS encoding cold-shock protein: MAKGKVKWFNDKKGYGFISCDDGSKDVFAHFSEVKAEGFKSLAEGDNVEFDIVESDKGPKAANIRKV; encoded by the coding sequence ATGGCAAAAGGCAAAGTAAAATGGTTCAATGACAAGAAGGGTTATGGTTTTATTTCTTGCGACGATGGTAGTAAGGACGTGTTTGCACATTTTTCTGAAGTCAAGGCTGAGGGTTTCAAATCTTTGGCTGAAGGCGACAATGTGGAATTTGACATTGTAGAATCAGATAAAGGGCCCAAAGCTGCTAATATAAGAAAAGTATAA